The following is a genomic window from Paenibacillus sp. FSL R5-0766.
ACAGAACGCTGGAAACCTCGCAAATGGCTACTGTCCATCTGGTAGTTACATAGGATAGATCACAACGTATAGGAGGAATGAAAGTGGAACTGAAAGGATATTTTCGACTCTTACAAAAGAAACTGTGGTTGATTGTTGCAATTGCTTTGATAGCCGGTGTGGGTGCAGGGGTCAAAAGCATTTTCTTCACCCAGCCCATCTATGAGGCAAGTTCCAAATTGATCGTGAACCAGACCTCTAACGTTCAAGGCCAAGCGATGATGGACTTCAGCATGATTCAAACCAATATCAAACTCATTAACTCTTACAGAGAAATTATTAAATCTTCCGCCATTATGGATAAAGTCGCTACCACGTATCCAGACCTGGGCTTAACCTCTGCTCAGCTCATGAATAGCACCTCCGTCTCTACAGCCAGCGAATCCCAAGTGATGAGCATAACTGTACAAGGGACTACCTACGAAAAAGCCGCAAAAACGGTCAATGCCATCTCCAACGTGTTCCAATCTCAAATCCCCCTGATCATGAAAATCGATAATGTGGCTATCCTCAGTGAAGCAAAAGTGGATAGTAACGCATCTCCAATCAATATGAAAACCACATTAAGCATCATTGTCAGTCTGTTCGCAGGTCTTGTGCTCGCGATTGCACTCGTATTCCTGATGGATTATCTGGATGACACATTCAAATCCGAAACTGAACTTGAAAAAGAGCTGGGCCTGCCTGTGCTTACAGTGATATCCAAAATGAAAAAAGATGATCTGAAAAATACGAAAAATTACGTATCTCAACAGAAAGTGGGGGATGGCAAATATGTCGCGGCTAACCAATGAAAATAACAGTCTGGTGACCTATTTCAACTCCAAATCTCAAATCTCGGAGGGATACCGTAAATTACGGACGAACATCCAGTTCTCCTCAATCGACAGTCATATCAAAAAAATCATGGTAGCTTCCGCTGAATCCGGCGAAGGCAAGACCACAACCATTAGCAACCTGGCGGTAACCTATGCCCAGGAAGGCAAAAAAGTTCTGCTGATCGATGCGGATCTGCGTAATCCTTCCTTGCATCAGGTGTTTTCCGTACCGAATCATATCGGTCTTAGTAGTGTGCTGTCTAATCAGTACAGTGTGGAAGAAGTGCTTAGAGAGAGCTACATCGACAATCTCCAATTATTCACTTCTGGCCCAATTCCACCGAACCCTTCCGAGATGATCGGTTCCAACCGGATGAAAAGGCTGATTGAGAAGTTAGAGGATCAATATGATGTCATCATGTTTGATACACCTCCGGTGCTTGCGGTAACGGATGCACTCATTGTGAGTTCGCTGTGTGATGGTGTGTTGCTGGTCGTGAACTCGGGCAAGGTCAAGAAGGAACTGGTGAAGAAGACCAAGGCTGCTCTGGAACATGTGAATGCACGGATCTTGGGCGCAATTCTGAACAATATCAAAAACGTTGCGGTTCCGGTGGGCTACGGAGAGAAGTAAACCTTCCATCCAATGTTCCCAAGTAAACAGGTAATGTCTACTGCACCTTTATCACTGTAGGCACTCGGTCATGCTGTGGGTTCAATGAACCTTAGACGTTAATCGTCGAAGGTATGACGTGAGGACGGGTTAGATGCCCTGGTTCAACTTTTATCAAACTAAAAAAAAAGAGGATAGGGTGGTATTTATGAAAAAAGTGAGAAAAGCAATCATTCCTGCAGCTGGACTAGGTACACGATTTTTGCCAGCCACAAAAGCGATGCCCAAAGAAATGCTCCCTATTGTGGACAAACCAACTATACAGTATATCGTTGAGGAAGCCATTGCCTCTGGAATCGAAGACATCATCATCGTAACCGGTAAAGGGAAGCGGGCAATTGAAGATCATTTCGACAACGCTTTTGAATTGGAACATAACTTGCTGGAAAAAGGGAAGCTGGGCCTGCTTGAAGAGGTTCGCAAATCCTCTAACGTGGATATCCACTACATAAGACAAAAAGAGGCCAAAGGACTTGGTCATGCTGTCTGGTGTGCACGTAACTTTATCGGTGACGAACCTTTTGCCGTGTTGCTCGGAGATGACATCGTCGTATCGGAAGTTCCATGCACCAAACAATTGATTGATCAATATGATCAGGTTCAACATTCCATTGTTGGCGTACAAACCGTACTTGCTGAACAAACAGACAGATACGGCATTGTAGACCCGCTTCAATCGGATGGCCGTTTGACAGAGGTTCTCAGGTTCGTAGAGAAACCTGCCCAAGGCACAGCGCCTTCCAACCTGGCGATTATGGGGAGATACGTACTGAGTCCAGAGATTTTCGAACATCTGGAGCAACAAGAGATTGGTCAAGGGGGAGAGATTCAATTAACAGATGCGATTCAGCGTTTAAATGAGACACAAGGAGTGTATGCTTACGATTTCGAGGGAGTACGTTATGACGTGGGTGAGAAACTGGGATTCATTTTGACAACCATCGACTTCGCTCTGCAAAAACAGGAACTTAGAATTCCAATGCTGCAAGCTCTGCAACAGATTCTGGAAAAAGAGTCGGTAGAACATGTAGCCGGGGGGGAGTTTGAATGAGTCCATCTCCCCAAACGAAGGAAGCGGAGATTGTTATGGACCCAAGTCTGGGGTACAATGCATCAACGATGTCAGGACAAAATGCGGATAAAGTGTATCTATTTATGAAAAGAATGCTCGATTTGCTGGGTTCTTTCATAGGTTTGATCATTTTGTGCCCCTTGTTTGCGGTCATCGGAGTACTGATCAAAATCGAGGCCCCACAGGGGTCTGTTTTTTTTCGTCAGGTACGGGTAGGACAGAATGGAAAAGAGTTCCACATGTACAAATTCAGGTCCATGGTTGCGAATGCAGAAGATCTGCTGGAACAACTGATTGATCAGAATGAAGTGAACGGGAATATGTTCAAAATGAAAAATGATCCCCGCATTACCCGGATTGGCAAGTTCATTCGGAAAACCAGTCTGGATGAGTTGCCACAGTTGTGGAACGTGTTCAGAGGAGAGATGAGTCTCGTTGGACCCAGACCGGCTCTGCCCAGAGAAGTGAAGAACTACACTTCCTATGACAGACAACGTCTTCAGATGATTCCGGGATGTACGGGATTATGGCAAGTCAGCGGT
Proteins encoded in this region:
- a CDS encoding CpsD/CapB family tyrosine-protein kinase; this translates as MSRLTNENNSLVTYFNSKSQISEGYRKLRTNIQFSSIDSHIKKIMVASAESGEGKTTTISNLAVTYAQEGKKVLLIDADLRNPSLHQVFSVPNHIGLSSVLSNQYSVEEVLRESYIDNLQLFTSGPIPPNPSEMIGSNRMKRLIEKLEDQYDVIMFDTPPVLAVTDALIVSSLCDGVLLVVNSGKVKKELVKKTKAALEHVNARILGAILNNIKNVAVPVGYGEK
- a CDS encoding sugar transferase, giving the protein MDPSLGYNASTMSGQNADKVYLFMKRMLDLLGSFIGLIILCPLFAVIGVLIKIEAPQGSVFFRQVRVGQNGKEFHMYKFRSMVANAEDLLEQLIDQNEVNGNMFKMKNDPRITRIGKFIRKTSLDELPQLWNVFRGEMSLVGPRPALPREVKNYTSYDRQRLQMIPGCTGLWQVSGRNSVGFEEMVELDLTYARERSMMVDIKIIFRTFKVLVGSKDAF
- a CDS encoding Wzz/FepE/Etk N-terminal domain-containing protein; this translates as MKVELKGYFRLLQKKLWLIVAIALIAGVGAGVKSIFFTQPIYEASSKLIVNQTSNVQGQAMMDFSMIQTNIKLINSYREIIKSSAIMDKVATTYPDLGLTSAQLMNSTSVSTASESQVMSITVQGTTYEKAAKTVNAISNVFQSQIPLIMKIDNVAILSEAKVDSNASPINMKTTLSIIVSLFAGLVLAIALVFLMDYLDDTFKSETELEKELGLPVLTVISKMKKDDLKNTKNYVSQQKVGDGKYVAANQ
- the galU gene encoding UTP--glucose-1-phosphate uridylyltransferase GalU, coding for MKKVRKAIIPAAGLGTRFLPATKAMPKEMLPIVDKPTIQYIVEEAIASGIEDIIIVTGKGKRAIEDHFDNAFELEHNLLEKGKLGLLEEVRKSSNVDIHYIRQKEAKGLGHAVWCARNFIGDEPFAVLLGDDIVVSEVPCTKQLIDQYDQVQHSIVGVQTVLAEQTDRYGIVDPLQSDGRLTEVLRFVEKPAQGTAPSNLAIMGRYVLSPEIFEHLEQQEIGQGGEIQLTDAIQRLNETQGVYAYDFEGVRYDVGEKLGFILTTIDFALQKQELRIPMLQALQQILEKESVEHVAGGEFE